The DNA window TGTGTTCGCATTGACGATCCGCGAAGACTTCTACGGCCGCTGCGCCTCGTACCCCGAACTCGACGAACTCCTCGGAGCGAACCACGTGATCGTGCCGCCGATGTCGGGCGACGATCTCCGCCGCGCGATCGAGCTGCCGGCGCGGCGAGTGCGGCTCCGGGTCGAGTCTGCGTTGGTCGATGCGCTTGTAGCGGAGATCGTCGAGCAGCCCGGCGGGCTGCCGCTGCTTTCGGCGGCACTCGTGGAACTCTGGCAGGCTCGCGAAGACGGATGGCTCAGGATGGAAGCCTACGAACGTACGGGAGGCGTTCGAGGCGCCGTCGCCCGGCTCGCCGAGGCCTCCTATCAGCAACTGACCGATGCGAAACGCCCCGTGGCGCGCCGCATCATGCTCCGGCTGTCCGGCGTCGGGGACGGCAACCTGCTGACGCGCCGGCGGGTACCGATCTCAGAATTCGACATCGACAAAGACACCGATTCGGCAGAAGTCATCGCCCGATTCACGAGGGATCGCTTGCTAACAGCTAGCGACTCGACAGTGGAGGTCGCTCACGAGGCCCTCCTCCGCGAATGGCCGCGCCTCCGTGGATGGCTGGAGGAGGACGTGCAGGGTCACCAGCTGCACCAGCACCTCACCCACGCCGCCAAGCAATGGGCGACGGCAGGACGCGATCCTTCGGAGGTCTATCGAGGAGCGCGGCTCTCGGCCGCCCTCGACTGGGCGGATCCGCGGGGCGCAGACCTCAACGAGCTGGAGCGGGACTTCCTCGCGGAAAGCCGGCAGGCGAGCGAGCGGGAAGCGGAACGGCAGCGACGAACGAACCGCCGCCTGAGAGGTCTTCTCGCTGGGACCGCGATCTTTCTCGTCATCGCCCTCGTCGCGGGCGGCCTCGCTCTCGTTCAGCGGGGGCATGCCCGGCGAGAGGCTCGCGTTGCGTCGGCGCGCGAGCTGGCGTCCGCGTCGGTTGCGAATCTCACCGTCGATCCCGAGCGCAGCATCCTGCTCGCCCTCGAGGCCGTAAACGCAACGTGGGAGACCGATCGCATCGCCGCGCCGGAAGCGGAAGAAGCTCTTCACCGGGCGCTTCGCGAGTCCCGGCTCCTGCTCAGCGTCCCGCAAGGCAGCGGGCTGGCTGTCAGCGCCGATGGCCGCCGGATCGCGACAACGGGAGACGACCAGGCGACGGTCTGGGACGCGCAGACCGGCGCGCGTCTCTTGACCCTCAGCGGACATCAAGGAGCCGTCAACGGGGTTGCGTTCAGCCCCGATGCGTCCCGCCTGGCCACCGGCGGATCGGACCGGACGGTGCGGCTGTGGGACGCGGCGACCGGGAGACAGATTCGGGTTCTACAAGGCCACACGGATGTCGTCCTGAGCCCCACGTTCAGCCCGAACGGTCGGCTGCTGGCGACGTCCAGTGCCGACCGGACCGTCCGGCTGTGGGCTGTCGCGTCGGGCAGGCAACTGCGGGTGTTGAGACGTTCGCCAGACGAGGCGTTCCTCTCCCAGGCCACTCTCCTCGCTCCCGCATTCAGCCCCGACGGGACGAAGCTCACGAGCGGCGGCTGGTTCAGCGCCCCCATCTGGGACGTAGCCACCGGGAAGATCACGACGCTCCTCACCGACACGGCGATCGTGTCCGCGATCGCAGCGGTGGCCTTCAGCCCCGACGGTGATCGCGTTGCGATGGGGATCTACAAGGGGACCGCCCGGATCTGGGACGTGAAGACAGGCACGCCCCTGACGACCTTCCCCGGGCACCACGGTGGAGTGCTCGCCGTCGCTTTCAGCCGCGACGGTAGCCGCTTAGTCACAGCAGCGGAGGACGCCATCGCGCGCGTCTGGGATACGGCGACCGGGGAACAGGTGCTGACGTTCGCCGGTCACCGCGTCGCGATCCGGCAGGCGGTGTTCAGCCCCGATGGGACCCGGTTGCTGACGGCCAGTGCCGGCGAGACCCGCGTCTGGGCCATCAGCGCGACCGGTGGGCGCGACTGGCTGACGGTTCCCGGCCCCCGCCTTCGCCTAGGCGGCGTCGCGTTTAGTCCCGACGGGTCGACGTTCGCGGTGCCGCGCCAGCAAAGCGGAGTCACGATCTGGGACGCGAACACGGGAGCAGCCGTTCGCACCATCGAAGGCCATGGGGCGTGGATCAGCGCCCTCGCCTTCAGCCCCGACGGCAAACGGCTGGCCGGCGTGGGCGGAAGCGGAGACGGAGACGGTCGGGCCAACCTCTCCGTCCCCATATGGGACGTCTCGACCGGGCGCCTTGTCGCCACGCTGACCGGACACCGTGATGGCACTGAGACCTTCGGGGTTGTCGCACTGGCGTTCAGTCCGGACGGCCGTCGCCTGGCGACGGCGGGATCGGATGGCATCATCCGCCTTTGGGATGCCTCGAGCGGCACGAAACAGGGCGAGTTCAACGTCGGAAGTCCGCCGTTTGCGCTCGCTTTCAGTCCCGATGGCCGCTCAATCGTGTCCGGCCAGGACGGCGACACGATCCTCCAGATCTGGGACGCGAACACGCTGAAGCTTCGCGGAAAGCTCAGCGGCCACGCCGACATCGTTCAGGATGTGGCGTTCGGGCGCGGCGGGATGCTGGTCACGGCCAGCTGGGACGGAACGGCGAAGATCTGGGACTTCCCGTCGCGACGGGAGCTCGCGACGCTGCGAGGACATCGCGGCCCGGTGCTTGGCGTGTCGGTGAGCCCCGACGCAACGCTCGTCGCGACAGGAAGCGTCGACGGCACCGCGAAACTCTGGAATGCCAAGACGGGACGGGAGATGCTGACGCTCTTCGGTCACAGCCGCGGCGTGCAGAACGTGGCTTTCAGCCGGGACGGCAAACTTCTCGCGACGCAGAGCGGCGACGGCACCGTCGCGCTCCACCTGCTTCCGATCGACGAGCTCCGCAGACTGGCTCGCGATCGAGTCACTCGCGGGCTCACTGACGCGGAGTGCAGGCAATACCTGCACGTGCCAAGTTGCAGGGCCCGGAGTTAGCGGTATTGCTAGGGCTCGCTTCGGGCCAGACTGTGGAGCGGCCTCGAATACGCGTCCCCATTTCGTCCCCGTAAGAGGGAGAAAGAACCGGCACCACTGAGATAAACTCGCAGCAACGAGAAGCGCGAGATCGCAGGTCGCGGGCCCTCTCGACCCGAAGTCGCTGGTAGCGCGATCGGCGCCGGAGACGTTCGGGACGTGGAGGCCGGGGGTTCAAATCCCCCCTTCCCGACAGTTGCGATGTGACGAGGCATCGTGGACACCTGTGTCAGGGCATCGTAGACGGCTTCTTCCTGCGTGGTCCAAGCTTCCTGCCTTTGGGTGAATACTTGCGTCCGGTGGCTTGGTAGTTCTTGTCGGGGTCAAGGGTCAGCCCGCGCAGGTGCTCGCCGCCCGGACCCAGGACCCGCACGTCCAAGCCCGCACGGAGGATGATGACGCGCTTGCCGTGGTGCTCGCGTCCCACGCCGATGTGGTGGAGCTTGGACTTGTAGCGCAGCGTCACCTTGCCGCCGGGATCGATGACGTCGTGGCGGATACGCGTGTCGATACCCACGGAGATCTTCGGTCCGTCTGGACGAGCCTTGTCTCGCGCGTCGTAAGCAGCATGCGGGGTCATGCGGCCCCGTGCGCGGTGTGGACGCACGTCGTTGTAGTAAGCGATGAAGCGATCCACCTGGCGTTGCAGCTCCGCGATCGACGCCGGCGGCTCTTGCTTGGCGAGGTAGCCTTTCAGCGTCTGGTGGAAGCGCTCGACCTTGCCGCAGGTCTGGGGATGATAGGGCCGGGAGTGCTTGAACACGATCCCACGAGCTAGCAGCTCCGATTCCAATGCCGCGCGTCCGCCCCTATGCGCAGCGGTGTAGATACAGCCGTTGTCGGTCAAAAGCGCGGCCGGATACCCCCATTTCTGTGCGGCGTGGCTGAACTCCGATAGTGCGATGCGCGCGGTCGTCGTGCGGTGGACGCGGCTCGCAAGACAGAGTCGGGAGTGATCGTCGATGAAGTTGATGATCTCCACCTCAGTTTCATCAGCTAGGCGCCAGTGCGTGACGTCGGATTGCCAGCACTCGTTGGGGAGGCTGGCCTCGAAGCGGATGAAGCTCGAGCGCGGGCGCTTGCGAGGCTGGGGCGTGACGAAGCCTCGCCGGACAAGGATGCGGTGGATCGTTCTCGCCGAAGGCACCAGACCGTCTTGGCGGCTCAGGTGGTAGTGGATCGTTTGCGCCCCATCGTCGAAGCCTTGGTCGGCCAGCTGCTTGCGCAGCGCCACGATCCGATCCTCGACCTCCGCCGGGGTGCGATTGGCGATCCGCTCGGCGGCCTTAGGTCGGGCTCTGATGGCCTGTTCGCCGCCGGCCCGGTAGCGAGCGAGGATCTTGCCGACCCAGGACTTGGAGACCCCGTAAGCGGCCGCCACCTCGCGGTAGCTGCGTCCCTCGAGCTGCACGGCCTGGACGATGTAGCTCGCAAGATCCACCGGACACCCCCGTGATAGGAGGTGTCCACCATGGCCCGACACATCATCGCGGCGGGCTGTCCACTATCCGCTGTCTTCACACACCCCCTTCCCGAC is part of the Actinomycetota bacterium genome and encodes:
- a CDS encoding AAA family ATPase; translated protein: MEVDVAERGRTAGVRTFLIADVRGYTRFTREHGDAQAARLAKRFADLARDAVEARGGLVIELRGDEALAVFTSTLQALRAALEFQATCEEEASVDPTLPLTVGIGIDVGEAIPVEDGFRGAALNTAARLCSRAVAGQVLVTRAVADSVSDGGDIRFHGLGAAELKGFEAAVDVIEAQLARPPELRAPAPQTETSEPAAALPAELDVLTPLVDREHEMHWLRGTWRQARRGRGRVVFVSGPSQIGKTRLAAEIASQIARDGGRVRYAGAGGTAAALAQAAVRGLAEAIHPIVVVLDDLDVAGEDAANTLGRAYDRILSRPALVIGIVKDAEARPELAAVIEQADRFGDGHVRLSPLDLKGVEGITRLYVGDQVRDAPLESMARASGGVPGRVHEVVGEWARDEAGRRLAAAAEWLVEGRGRRSADLDFANNIIELRLGRLYTAEADRAAKSECPYKGLASFEETDAAYFFGRERLVGELAARTVGVGLLGVLGASGSGKSSVVAAGLLPSLRAGLLPGSERWERIILRPGEHPMAELARAVGTIAPTDSAENAIEAALERLGPDGRLVVAVDQFEEVFTLCSEFAERDAFIETITKAATRSPERVVFALTIREDFYGRCASYPELDELLGANHVIVPPMSGDDLRRAIELPARRVRLRVESALVDALVAEIVEQPGGLPLLSAALVELWQAREDGWLRMEAYERTGGVRGAVARLAEASYQQLTDAKRPVARRIMLRLSGVGDGNLLTRRRVPISEFDIDKDTDSAEVIARFTRDRLLTASDSTVEVAHEALLREWPRLRGWLEEDVQGHQLHQHLTHAAKQWATAGRDPSEVYRGARLSAALDWADPRGADLNELERDFLAESRQASEREAERQRRTNRRLRGLLAGTAIFLVIALVAGGLALVQRGHARREARVASARELASASVANLTVDPERSILLALEAVNATWETDRIAAPEAEEALHRALRESRLLLSVPQGSGLAVSADGRRIATTGDDQATVWDAQTGARLLTLSGHQGAVNGVAFSPDASRLATGGSDRTVRLWDAATGRQIRVLQGHTDVVLSPTFSPNGRLLATSSADRTVRLWAVASGRQLRVLRRSPDEAFLSQATLLAPAFSPDGTKLTSGGWFSAPIWDVATGKITTLLTDTAIVSAIAAVAFSPDGDRVAMGIYKGTARIWDVKTGTPLTTFPGHHGGVLAVAFSRDGSRLVTAAEDAIARVWDTATGEQVLTFAGHRVAIRQAVFSPDGTRLLTASAGETRVWAISATGGRDWLTVPGPRLRLGGVAFSPDGSTFAVPRQQSGVTIWDANTGAAVRTIEGHGAWISALAFSPDGKRLAGVGGSGDGDGRANLSVPIWDVSTGRLVATLTGHRDGTETFGVVALAFSPDGRRLATAGSDGIIRLWDASSGTKQGEFNVGSPPFALAFSPDGRSIVSGQDGDTILQIWDANTLKLRGKLSGHADIVQDVAFGRGGMLVTASWDGTAKIWDFPSRRELATLRGHRGPVLGVSVSPDATLVATGSVDGTAKLWNAKTGREMLTLFGHSRGVQNVAFSRDGKLLATQSGDGTVALHLLPIDELRRLARDRVTRGLTDAECRQYLHVPSCRARS
- a CDS encoding IS481 family transposase; its protein translation is MDLASYIVQAVQLEGRSYREVAAAYGVSKSWVGKILARYRAGGEQAIRARPKAAERIANRTPAEVEDRIVALRKQLADQGFDDGAQTIHYHLSRQDGLVPSARTIHRILVRRGFVTPQPRKRPRSSFIRFEASLPNECWQSDVTHWRLADETEVEIINFIDDHSRLCLASRVHRTTTARIALSEFSHAAQKWGYPAALLTDNGCIYTAAHRGGRAALESELLARGIVFKHSRPYHPQTCGKVERFHQTLKGYLAKQEPPASIAELQRQVDRFIAYYNDVRPHRARGRMTPHAAYDARDKARPDGPKISVGIDTRIRHDVIDPGGKVTLRYKSKLHHIGVGREHHGKRVIILRAGLDVRVLGPGGEHLRGLTLDPDKNYQATGRKYSPKGRKLGPRRKKPSTMP